One genomic window of Gallaecimonas sp. GXIMD4217 includes the following:
- the rpsD gene encoding 30S ribosomal protein S4, with protein MARYLGPKLKLSRREGTDLFLKSGVRAIDSKCKIDQAPGQHGARKGRLSDYGVQLREKQKVRRIYGVLEKQFRSYYKEAARRKGNTGENLLQLLEGRLDNVVYRMGFGATRAEARQLVSHKAIVVNGKVVNIPSFQVSVNDVVAIREKAKKQARVKAALELADQREKPTWLEVDKDKMEGVYKRVPERADLSADINEQLIVELYSK; from the coding sequence ATGGCAAGATATTTGGGTCCTAAGCTCAAACTCAGCCGCCGCGAAGGTACCGATCTCTTCCTGAAGAGCGGTGTGCGTGCGATTGATTCCAAGTGCAAGATTGACCAAGCCCCGGGTCAGCACGGTGCCCGCAAGGGCCGCCTGTCCGACTACGGTGTGCAACTGCGCGAAAAGCAGAAAGTTCGTCGTATCTACGGTGTTCTGGAGAAGCAGTTCCGCTCTTACTACAAAGAAGCGGCCCGCCGCAAAGGCAACACCGGTGAGAACCTGCTGCAGCTGCTGGAAGGTCGCCTGGACAACGTAGTTTACCGTATGGGTTTTGGTGCTACCCGCGCCGAAGCTCGTCAGCTCGTTAGCCACAAGGCTATCGTAGTCAACGGCAAGGTTGTGAACATTCCTTCCTTCCAAGTGTCCGTTAACGACGTTGTCGCTATTCGCGAAAAAGCCAAGAAACAGGCCCGTGTAAAAGCTGCCCTGGAGCTGGCTGACCAGCGCGAAAAGCCGACCTGGCTGGAAGTTGACAAAGATAAGATGGAAGGCGTCTACAAGCGCGTTCCTGAGCGTGCTGATCTGTCTGCCGACATCAACGAACAGCTGATCGTCGAGCTTTACTCCAAGTAA
- the rpoA gene encoding DNA-directed RNA polymerase subunit alpha: protein MQGSVTDFLKPRLVDIESISPTRAKVTLEPLERGFGHTLGNALRRILLSSMPGAAVTEVEIDGVLHEYSSKEGVQEDVIEILLNLKGLAVVLHGKDEAVLTLTKSGAGPVVAGDITTDGDVEIMNPEHHICTLTGDADISMRVKVERGRGYVPASSRLNNEDDERPIGRLLVDASFSPVERIAYNVERARVEQRTDLDKLVIDMETNGTLDPEEAIRRSATILAEQLEAFVELRDMSEPVEKEEKPEFDPILLRPVDDLELTVRSANCLKAEAIHYIGDLVQRTEVELLKTPNLGKKSLTEIKDVLASRGLSLGMRLENWPPASLVDKD, encoded by the coding sequence ATGCAGGGTTCTGTAACTGATTTTCTGAAGCCGAGGCTGGTGGATATCGAAAGCATCAGCCCGACTCGCGCGAAGGTGACGCTCGAGCCGCTAGAGCGCGGTTTTGGCCACACCCTCGGCAATGCGCTGCGTCGCATTCTCCTGTCTTCCATGCCCGGCGCCGCCGTGACCGAAGTGGAGATCGACGGTGTATTGCACGAGTATTCGAGCAAGGAAGGTGTACAGGAAGACGTCATCGAGATCCTGCTGAACCTGAAAGGTTTGGCAGTGGTCCTGCACGGTAAAGACGAAGCTGTTCTGACGCTGACCAAGAGTGGCGCTGGCCCGGTTGTGGCTGGTGACATCACCACTGACGGTGATGTGGAAATCATGAACCCTGAACACCACATCTGTACGCTGACCGGCGATGCTGATATCAGCATGCGCGTCAAGGTTGAGCGTGGTCGTGGTTACGTCCCGGCTTCCTCTCGTCTGAACAATGAAGATGACGAGCGTCCTATCGGCCGACTGCTGGTAGACGCTTCCTTCTCTCCCGTAGAGCGTATCGCCTACAACGTGGAGCGTGCCCGTGTCGAGCAGCGTACTGACCTCGACAAGCTGGTTATCGATATGGAAACCAACGGCACACTCGACCCCGAAGAAGCCATCCGTCGCTCCGCCACCATCCTGGCCGAGCAACTGGAAGCCTTCGTCGAGTTGCGCGATATGAGCGAGCCGGTCGAGAAGGAAGAAAAGCCGGAGTTCGATCCGATCCTGCTGCGTCCTGTTGATGATTTGGAACTGACAGTGCGTTCGGCCAACTGCCTGAAGGCAGAGGCCATCCACTACATCGGTGACCTGGTACAGCGTACCGAAGTTGAGCTGCTCAAGACGCCCAACCTCGGTAAGAAGTCTCTGACCGAAATCAAAGACGTGCTGGCCTCCCGTGGTCTGTCTCTGGGCATGCGCCTGGAGAACTGGCCGCCCGCTAGCTTGGTCGATAAAGACTAA
- the rplQ gene encoding 50S ribosomal protein L17, whose protein sequence is MRHRKSGRQLNRNSSHRQAMFRNMASSLVRHEVIKTTLPKAKELRRVVEPLITLAKNDTVANRRLAFARTRDNEVVGKLFNELGPRYQERPGGYLRILKCGFRAGDNAPMAFVELVDRPVAEEAAEEAAAE, encoded by the coding sequence ATGCGCCATCGTAAGAGTGGTCGTCAACTAAATCGCAACAGCAGCCACCGCCAGGCCATGTTCCGCAACATGGCTAGCTCCCTGGTTCGTCATGAAGTTATCAAGACGACCCTGCCGAAAGCGAAAGAGCTGCGCCGCGTGGTTGAGCCGTTGATCACCCTGGCCAAGAACGACACCGTTGCTAACCGTCGTCTGGCCTTCGCCCGCACCCGTGACAACGAGGTTGTTGGCAAACTGTTCAACGAACTGGGTCCGCGTTACCAAGAACGCCCCGGTGGTTACCTGCGCATCCTGAAGTGCGGTTTCCGTGCCGGCGATAACGCCCCCATGGCTTTTGTAGAGCTGGTTGACCGCCCCGTTGCGGAAGAAGCCGCTGAAGAAGCCGCTGCTGAATAA
- a CDS encoding sodium:proton antiporter produces the protein MQDLAFALSLIAVISLASQWLAWRLKLPAILLLLCAGIGLGPVTGIINPDELLGSVLFPLVSLAVAVILFEGALTLRFNEIRGLVKVVRNLVTIGLLATFVVLATAAYLLLDISLEVALLFGAVMVVTGPTVVTPLLRTIRPRAELDRVLRWEGIIIDPLGAIFAVLMFEFVLLQATEEAFVHTLLTLGKTLLLGTVLGLGAGVAMATTLRKEWLPLYLRKFGGLAFMLMAYAFSEQIQHESGLLTVTVMGIYLGNKKDLDIDDILEFKEDLSVILLSALFILLAARLNFAELAAIGWPLIVLLLVVQFIARPLCVWLSTLGTPLGFRDKLFLSWIAPRGIVAAAVSALFALRLQEAQVTDADLLVPLAFSVIIMTVVLQSLTAGPMARALGVVRDAPRGVLIIGANTLARTIAQALKKVEVPVLLADPVWENYRLARMEGLDVYYGNPQSEHAEALLDFSAIRQVYALSPNRHQNANAIAHFAYLFGSGKVFSIRSSQGKGFANQESASFRARQILFPEDCTFTKLNSLLNQGWQVRATKLKEAFSWEDYLQKQGEVIPLFIIDKKGYLNPITSKERIAEPEETIIALIPASEKDVTAA, from the coding sequence ATGCAGGATCTTGCGTTTGCGCTCTCTCTTATCGCCGTCATCTCGCTGGCCTCGCAATGGCTGGCCTGGCGCCTGAAGCTACCGGCCATCCTGCTGCTGCTGTGCGCCGGCATTGGACTGGGTCCCGTGACCGGCATCATCAACCCGGACGAACTGCTGGGCTCGGTGCTGTTCCCCCTGGTATCCCTGGCGGTGGCGGTGATCCTGTTCGAGGGCGCCCTGACCCTGAGGTTCAACGAGATCCGCGGCCTGGTCAAGGTGGTGCGCAACCTGGTGACCATAGGCCTGCTGGCCACCTTCGTGGTGCTGGCCACGGCCGCCTACCTGCTGCTGGACATCTCCCTGGAAGTGGCGCTGCTGTTCGGTGCCGTCATGGTGGTAACGGGCCCGACCGTGGTCACCCCCCTGCTCAGGACCATCAGGCCCAGGGCCGAGCTGGACAGGGTGCTGCGCTGGGAGGGCATCATCATCGACCCCCTGGGCGCCATCTTCGCGGTACTGATGTTCGAGTTCGTGCTGCTGCAGGCCACCGAAGAGGCCTTCGTCCATACCCTGCTCACCCTGGGCAAGACGTTGCTGCTGGGCACCGTGCTGGGCCTGGGGGCCGGCGTGGCCATGGCCACCACACTGCGCAAGGAATGGCTGCCCCTGTACCTGCGCAAGTTCGGCGGCCTGGCCTTCATGCTGATGGCCTACGCCTTCTCGGAGCAGATCCAGCACGAATCCGGCCTGCTGACCGTGACCGTCATGGGCATCTACCTGGGCAACAAGAAGGATCTGGATATCGACGATATCCTGGAGTTCAAGGAGGATCTGTCGGTCATACTGCTGTCGGCCCTGTTCATCCTGCTGGCCGCCCGCCTCAACTTCGCCGAGCTGGCCGCCATCGGCTGGCCGCTGATCGTGCTGCTGCTGGTGGTGCAGTTCATCGCCCGGCCCCTCTGTGTCTGGCTGTCCACCCTGGGCACCCCCCTGGGCTTTCGTGACAAGCTGTTCCTGTCCTGGATCGCCCCCAGGGGCATAGTGGCCGCGGCGGTCAGCGCCCTGTTCGCCCTGCGCCTGCAGGAGGCCCAGGTGACCGACGCCGATCTGCTGGTGCCCCTGGCCTTCTCGGTGATCATCATGACGGTGGTGCTGCAGAGCCTGACCGCCGGCCCCATGGCCAGGGCCCTGGGTGTGGTCCGCGACGCCCCCCGCGGCGTGCTCATCATCGGCGCCAACACCTTGGCCAGGACCATAGCCCAGGCCCTGAAGAAGGTGGAGGTGCCGGTGTTGCTGGCCGATCCGGTCTGGGAAAACTACCGCCTGGCCCGCATGGAGGGGCTGGACGTCTACTACGGCAACCCCCAGTCAGAGCATGCCGAAGCCCTGCTGGACTTTTCCGCCATCCGCCAGGTCTATGCCCTGTCACCGAACCGGCACCAGAATGCCAACGCCATCGCCCACTTCGCCTACCTGTTCGGCTCAGGCAAGGTGTTCTCCATCCGCTCCAGCCAGGGCAAGGGCTTTGCCAACCAGGAAAGCGCCAGCTTCCGGGCCCGGCAGATCCTGTTCCCGGAGGACTGCACCTTCACCAAGCTCAACAGCCTGCTTAACCAGGGCTGGCAGGTGCGCGCCACCAAGCTGAAGGAGGCCTTCAGCTGGGAGGATTACCTTCAGAAGCAGGGTGAGGTGATCCCGCTGTTCATCATCGACAAGAAGGGCTACCTGAACCCCATCACCAGCAAGGAGCGCATTGCCGAACCGGAGGAGACCATCATCGCCCTGATCCCGGCCTCGGAAAAGGACGTGACGGCCGCCTGA
- a CDS encoding thioesterase family protein yields the protein MWTLRLMPRFQETDALGHINNTVPAIWFEQAREPLFRLFTPDLDVKDWHLIVAGYNIQFQAELQYGREVAIRTGISHIGNSSFKIRQEAWQDGKCCVVGETAMVHFDHGLKKSKPLTAELKEQLSIHMVE from the coding sequence ATGTGGACCCTCAGACTCATGCCCCGTTTCCAGGAGACCGATGCCCTGGGCCATATCAACAACACGGTACCGGCCATCTGGTTCGAACAGGCCAGGGAGCCGCTGTTCCGGCTCTTCACGCCGGATCTTGACGTTAAGGACTGGCACCTGATCGTTGCCGGCTACAACATCCAGTTCCAGGCCGAACTGCAATACGGCCGGGAAGTGGCGATCCGCACCGGCATCAGCCATATCGGCAACAGCTCCTTCAAGATCCGCCAGGAGGCCTGGCAGGACGGAAAATGCTGCGTGGTGGGTGAAACGGCCATGGTGCATTTCGACCATGGACTGAAGAAGTCGAAGCCATTAACGGCTGAGCTAAAAGAACAGCTTTCCATTCATATGGTTGAATGA
- a CDS encoding putative porin, translating to MKKAILSLAVLAAFSTTAADSFQQEVSLGYRDHTEISSDGIWDLGYRYYLDAQSNDKDPYELIPFLSHASWLNGGFTTSDFGEGYSIGGRFVTDSDWVFSGGYAVIDPDHGSSDDFYSLGLGKYIAEGTLVSFDFNDSDTSKHYALGLTHLLPVAGSEGLLINAGITNSDSDFIDDDIWSYSLGGDYYFARHFSVGAGVSWNDGSKDFAWGLNSSYWFNSQANLSLSVTDSEDQDGFGWNLTGSYRF from the coding sequence ATGAAAAAAGCCATATTGTCATTGGCCGTGCTGGCCGCCTTCTCTACTACCGCAGCAGACAGTTTCCAGCAGGAAGTCTCGTTGGGTTACCGCGACCACACCGAGATCTCTTCCGACGGTATCTGGGATCTGGGTTACCGTTATTACCTGGACGCCCAGTCCAACGATAAAGACCCCTATGAGCTGATCCCCTTCCTGTCCCACGCCTCCTGGCTAAACGGCGGCTTCACCACCTCGGACTTCGGCGAGGGGTATTCCATCGGCGGGCGTTTCGTCACCGACAGCGACTGGGTCTTTTCCGGTGGCTACGCCGTTATTGATCCGGATCACGGCTCCAGTGACGACTTCTACAGCCTGGGTCTGGGCAAATACATCGCCGAAGGCACTCTGGTTAGCTTTGACTTCAACGACTCCGACACCAGCAAGCATTATGCATTGGGCCTGACCCATCTGCTTCCCGTTGCCGGCTCCGAGGGACTATTGATTAATGCCGGGATCACCAATAGCGACAGTGACTTCATCGATGACGATATTTGGAGTTACAGTCTTGGTGGGGATTATTATTTCGCCCGCCATTTCTCGGTTGGCGCCGGTGTTTCCTGGAATGATGGCAGTAAAGACTTTGCCTGGGGCCTGAACAGTTCCTACTGGTTCAACAGCCAGGCCAATCTCAGTCTGTCCGTGACCGACAGCGAAGATCAGGACGGCTTCGGCTGGAACCTGACCGGCAGCTACCGCTTCTAA
- a CDS encoding TonB family protein, whose amino-acid sequence MARHVFSILIAIAVTLGLVYFMTTLVGEPTAPAKPPEVEKAQAIPLPQPEKPKPEPQEPKPQPTPASTMPAMSLEVPEATGGPVVTAGTQVSLEPVALTLERPELGPMSLGQGEQDASPLVRIDPQYPPEAARDGVEGWVKLGYSVTEAGTVADIQVLDAEPRRTFDRAAVRALKKWRFQPKLVDGKPVSQPGQQVVLDFKLEKAE is encoded by the coding sequence ATGGCAAGACATGTCTTTTCCATCCTGATCGCCATCGCCGTGACCCTGGGACTGGTCTATTTTATGACCACGCTGGTAGGCGAACCCACGGCCCCGGCCAAGCCCCCTGAAGTGGAAAAAGCCCAGGCGATACCACTGCCCCAACCGGAAAAGCCCAAGCCGGAACCCCAGGAGCCCAAGCCGCAGCCCACCCCGGCCAGCACCATGCCCGCCATGAGCCTGGAGGTACCGGAAGCCACCGGCGGCCCGGTGGTGACGGCCGGCACCCAGGTGAGCCTGGAGCCGGTGGCGCTGACCCTGGAAAGGCCGGAGCTGGGCCCCATGAGCCTCGGCCAGGGTGAGCAGGACGCCAGCCCGCTGGTGCGTATCGATCCCCAGTATCCGCCGGAAGCGGCCCGGGACGGTGTGGAAGGCTGGGTCAAGCTCGGCTACAGCGTCACCGAGGCCGGCACCGTGGCCGACATCCAGGTGCTGGACGCCGAGCCCAGGCGCACCTTCGACAGGGCCGCGGTGCGGGCCCTGAAGAAATGGCGCTTCCAGCCCAAGCTGGTGGACGGCAAGCCGGTGAGCCAGCCCGGCCAGCAGGTGGTGCTGGACTTCAAGCTGGAAAAAGCAGAGTAA
- a CDS encoding putative porin: MKKVMLPLALGIFSLGANAATVQNEVSAGFSDHSKFDDVETWSLGFKHYLNPVNTDNGPYDLNGFLSQQSYVEADAAFSDFVDSYGIGGRFINAGGWVLGGQYHNLDPDFGKDIDRYRLEGGKYLDDNTLLLGYYQRLDQDHFDADTLGARIEHYLPLAGQTGLMLKGDISNTDMDFGDDVFVIDASGDYYLNKQWSVGGGLALVDADNEAEAFLANGRLDTSYFANTSYWFNPNANIKVGVEKTEGVSGFGWGVQGSYRF, from the coding sequence ATGAAAAAAGTCATGCTCCCCCTGGCCCTGGGCATTTTCAGCCTGGGTGCCAATGCTGCCACCGTGCAGAACGAGGTGTCCGCCGGTTTCAGCGATCATTCCAAGTTCGACGACGTGGAAACCTGGAGCCTGGGCTTCAAGCATTACCTGAACCCGGTCAACACCGACAACGGCCCCTATGACCTCAACGGCTTCCTGAGCCAGCAGTCCTATGTCGAGGCCGACGCCGCCTTCAGCGACTTCGTCGACAGCTATGGCATCGGCGGTCGCTTCATCAATGCCGGCGGCTGGGTGCTGGGCGGCCAGTACCACAATCTGGACCCGGACTTCGGCAAGGATATCGATCGGTACCGCCTGGAAGGGGGTAAATACCTGGACGACAACACCCTGCTGCTGGGTTACTACCAGCGCCTGGACCAGGACCATTTCGATGCCGACACCCTGGGTGCCCGCATCGAGCATTACCTGCCGCTGGCCGGCCAGACCGGCCTGATGCTCAAGGGCGACATCAGCAACACCGACATGGACTTCGGCGATGACGTCTTCGTCATCGACGCCTCCGGCGACTACTACCTCAACAAGCAGTGGTCCGTTGGCGGCGGCCTGGCCCTGGTGGATGCCGACAACGAGGCCGAGGCCTTCCTGGCCAACGGCCGCCTGGACACCAGCTATTTCGCCAACACCAGCTACTGGTTCAATCCCAACGCCAACATCAAGGTCGGCGTGGAGAAGACCGAAGGCGTCAGCGGCTTCGGCTGGGGCGTCCAGGGCAGCTACCGCTTCTAA
- the uvrA gene encoding excinuclease ABC subunit UvrA: MDKISVRGARTHNLKNISLEIPRDKLIVITGLSGSGKSSLAFDTLYAEGQRRYVESLSAYARQFLSLMEKPDVDHIEGLSPAISIEQKSTSHNPRSTVGTITEIYDYLRLLFARVGEPRCPTHDVTLAAQTVSQMVDKVLEQPEGSRLMLLAPVVRERKGEHAKLLENLAGQGYIRAMIDGEVCDLSDPPTLELHKKHNIDVVVDRFKVREDLAQRLAESFETALELSGGTARVVAMDGDELELIFSANFACPHCGYSMSELEPRLFSFNNPAGACSSCDGLGVQQYFDPEKVIINDELSLSGGAIRGWDKRNFYYFQMLKSLAEQFEFSLDAPFESLAAKHQDLILYGSGKQEVAFKYVNDRGDVVTRKHAFEGVIPNMERRYRETESSAVREELAKYLANQSCPSCHGSRLREEARHVFVGESTLPQITELSIGEAGQFFEGLELSGQKARIAEKVLKEIGDRLQFLVNVGLDYLSLSRSADTLSGGEAQRIRLASQIGAGLVGVMYVLDEPSIGLHQRDNERLLATLNHLRDLGNTVLVVEHDEDAIRAADHVIDIGPGAGVHGGQVVAQGTPDQVKANPESLTGQYLSGKKAIAVPAERTPVGDQFIELRGARGNNLKNVNLQIPVGLLTCVTGVSGSGKSTLINDTLYRLAHHQLNGASTGEPASHDEILGLDHCDKVVDIDQSPIGRTPRSNPATYTGIFTPIRELFAGTQEARARGYKVGRFSFNVRGGRCEACQGDGVIKVEMHFLPDVYVPCDQCKGQRYNRETLEVTYKGKNIHEVLEMTVEEARDFFDAVPAIRRKLQTLMDVGLSYIRLGQAATTLSGGEAQRVKLARELSKRDTGKTLYILDEPTTGLHFADIQLLLDVLHRLRDHGNTIVVIEHNLDVIKTADWIVDLGPEGGSGGGQILTAGTPEQVAQHPGSHTARFLGPMLK, translated from the coding sequence ATGGACAAGATCTCGGTTCGCGGGGCCCGTACCCATAACCTGAAGAACATCAGCCTGGAGATCCCCAGGGACAAGCTCATCGTCATCACCGGCCTGTCCGGCTCCGGCAAGTCATCCCTGGCCTTCGACACCCTCTACGCCGAGGGCCAGCGCCGCTACGTGGAATCCCTGTCCGCCTATGCGCGCCAGTTCCTGTCGCTGATGGAAAAGCCGGACGTGGACCATATCGAGGGCCTGTCCCCGGCCATCTCCATCGAGCAGAAGTCCACCTCCCACAACCCCAGATCGACGGTCGGCACCATCACCGAGATCTACGACTACCTGCGCCTGCTGTTCGCCCGGGTCGGCGAGCCCCGCTGCCCCACCCATGACGTGACCCTGGCCGCCCAGACCGTCAGCCAGATGGTGGACAAGGTGCTGGAGCAGCCCGAGGGCAGCCGGCTGATGCTGCTGGCGCCCGTGGTGCGCGAGCGCAAGGGCGAACACGCCAAGCTGCTGGAGAACCTGGCCGGCCAGGGCTACATCCGCGCCATGATCGACGGCGAGGTCTGCGATCTGTCCGATCCGCCGACCCTGGAGCTGCACAAGAAGCACAACATCGACGTGGTGGTAGACCGCTTCAAGGTTCGCGAGGATCTGGCCCAGCGCCTGGCGGAGAGCTTCGAGACCGCCCTGGAGCTGTCCGGCGGCACCGCCCGGGTGGTGGCCATGGACGGCGACGAGTTGGAGCTGATCTTCAGCGCCAACTTCGCCTGCCCCCACTGCGGCTATTCCATGAGCGAGCTGGAGCCGCGCCTGTTCTCCTTCAACAACCCGGCCGGCGCCTGCAGCAGCTGTGACGGCCTGGGGGTGCAGCAGTATTTCGACCCGGAAAAGGTGATCATCAACGACGAGCTGAGCCTGTCCGGTGGCGCCATCCGCGGTTGGGACAAGCGCAACTTCTACTACTTCCAGATGCTCAAGTCGTTGGCCGAGCAGTTCGAGTTCAGCCTGGACGCCCCCTTCGAATCCCTGGCCGCCAAGCACCAGGACCTGATCCTGTACGGTTCCGGCAAGCAGGAAGTGGCCTTCAAGTACGTCAACGACCGTGGCGACGTGGTCACCCGCAAGCATGCCTTCGAGGGGGTGATCCCCAACATGGAGCGCCGCTACCGGGAGACCGAATCCAGCGCCGTGCGCGAGGAGCTGGCCAAGTACCTGGCCAACCAGTCCTGCCCCAGCTGCCACGGCAGCCGCCTGCGCGAGGAAGCCCGCCACGTGTTCGTGGGCGAAAGCACCCTGCCCCAGATCACCGAGCTGTCCATCGGCGAGGCCGGCCAGTTCTTCGAAGGCCTTGAGCTCAGCGGCCAGAAGGCCCGGATCGCCGAGAAGGTGCTCAAGGAGATCGGCGACCGCCTGCAGTTCCTGGTCAACGTCGGCCTGGACTACCTGAGCCTGTCCCGCAGCGCCGACACCCTGTCCGGCGGCGAGGCCCAGCGCATCCGCCTGGCCTCCCAGATCGGCGCCGGCCTGGTGGGGGTCATGTACGTGCTGGACGAGCCCAGCATCGGCCTGCACCAGCGCGACAACGAACGGCTGCTGGCCACCCTCAACCACCTGCGCGACCTCGGCAATACGGTGCTGGTGGTGGAGCACGACGAGGACGCCATCCGCGCCGCCGACCACGTCATCGACATCGGCCCCGGCGCCGGCGTCCACGGCGGCCAGGTGGTGGCCCAGGGCACCCCGGATCAGGTGAAGGCCAATCCCGAGTCCCTGACCGGCCAGTACCTGAGCGGCAAGAAGGCCATAGCGGTGCCCGCCGAGCGCACCCCGGTCGGCGACCAGTTCATCGAACTCAGGGGCGCCAGGGGCAACAACCTCAAGAACGTCAACCTGCAGATCCCGGTGGGCCTGCTGACCTGCGTCACCGGCGTATCCGGCTCCGGCAAGTCGACGTTAATCAACGACACCCTCTACCGCCTGGCCCACCATCAGCTCAACGGCGCCAGCACCGGCGAGCCGGCATCCCACGACGAGATCCTCGGCCTGGATCACTGCGACAAGGTGGTGGACATCGACCAGAGCCCCATCGGCCGCACCCCGCGCTCCAACCCGGCCACCTACACCGGCATCTTCACCCCCATCCGGGAGCTGTTCGCCGGCACCCAGGAGGCCCGGGCCAGGGGCTACAAGGTGGGTCGCTTCAGCTTCAACGTCCGTGGCGGCCGCTGCGAGGCCTGCCAGGGCGACGGCGTGATCAAGGTGGAGATGCACTTCCTGCCCGACGTCTACGTGCCCTGCGACCAGTGCAAGGGCCAGCGCTACAACAGGGAGACCCTGGAGGTCACCTACAAGGGCAAGAACATCCACGAGGTGCTGGAAATGACGGTAGAGGAGGCCCGCGACTTCTTCGACGCCGTGCCGGCCATCCGCCGCAAGCTGCAGACCCTGATGGACGTGGGCCTGTCATACATCCGCCTGGGCCAGGCCGCCACCACCCTGTCCGGGGGCGAGGCCCAGCGGGTCAAGCTGGCCAGGGAGCTGTCCAAGCGCGACACCGGCAAGACCCTGTACATACTGGACGAGCCCACCACGGGCCTGCACTTCGCCGACATCCAGCTGCTGCTGGACGTGCTGCACCGGCTGCGCGACCACGGCAACACCATAGTGGTCATCGAACACAACCTGGACGTGATCAAGACCGCCGACTGGATAGTGGATCTGGGGCCGGAAGGGGGCAGCGGCGGCGGCCAGATCCTCACCGCCGGCACCCCGGAGCAGGTGGCGCAGCACCCCGGCTCCCACACCGCCCGCTTCCTGGGGCCCATGCTGAAGTAA
- a CDS encoding MFS transporter, translated as MRTTGLTKTEKRAALTLASVFSLRMLGLFMIMPVFALYGRELVGYSPLWVGLAIGAYGLTQALLQIPMGMLSDRFGRRRVILAGLALFAVGSVVAALADSVYGVVAGRVLQGAGAVASAILALAADLSRDEQRPKVMGIIGVCIGLSFALAMVTGPVVADLVGLSGLFWLTAVLALAGMAVIAWAVPSVSHHAPRGDTLPALNRLGALLGNGQLLRLDLGIFLLHFMLTALFVVVPGLLVQAGLVSRDHWMLYFPVVVAAFFAMIPMIILAEKKHWSRQMVQLALVIMLAALAAAWWLQAQLWGLVLALGLFFMAFNYLEATLPALIARIAPAGDKGSAMGIYSSAQFLGAFFGGTLAGTMAEYADIDGVFILAAGLVLIWLLASRGMRHPSNLKSVSLSVEQAFTDEAALIRGLAAVPGVLEVNVVTAEAAIYLKVNTQEFELAKAKAVLANA; from the coding sequence ATGCGCACTACAGGCCTGACCAAGACTGAAAAACGAGCCGCACTGACCCTGGCTTCCGTGTTTTCGCTGCGGATGCTGGGACTGTTCATGATCATGCCGGTGTTCGCCCTCTATGGCAGGGAGCTGGTCGGCTATTCGCCGCTCTGGGTGGGCCTGGCCATAGGGGCCTACGGCCTGACCCAGGCGCTGCTGCAGATCCCCATGGGCATGCTCTCGGATCGCTTCGGGCGCCGCAGGGTGATCCTGGCCGGCCTGGCGCTCTTTGCCGTCGGCTCTGTGGTGGCGGCGCTGGCGGACAGCGTCTACGGCGTGGTGGCCGGGCGGGTGCTGCAGGGGGCCGGCGCCGTGGCCTCGGCGATCCTGGCCCTGGCGGCGGATCTCAGCCGCGACGAACAGCGGCCCAAGGTGATGGGCATCATCGGCGTCTGCATCGGCCTGTCCTTTGCCCTGGCCATGGTGACCGGCCCGGTGGTGGCGGATCTGGTGGGGCTGAGCGGCCTGTTCTGGCTGACCGCCGTCCTGGCCCTGGCCGGCATGGCGGTGATCGCCTGGGCCGTGCCCTCGGTCAGCCATCATGCCCCCAGGGGCGATACCCTGCCGGCCCTGAACCGGCTCGGTGCCCTGCTCGGTAACGGCCAGCTGCTGCGCCTGGATCTTGGCATCTTCCTGCTGCACTTCATGCTCACGGCGCTGTTCGTGGTGGTGCCCGGGCTGCTGGTTCAGGCCGGGCTGGTGTCACGGGACCACTGGATGCTGTACTTCCCGGTGGTGGTGGCGGCCTTCTTCGCCATGATCCCCATGATCATCCTGGCCGAGAAGAAGCACTGGTCGCGGCAGATGGTGCAGCTGGCCCTGGTGATCATGCTGGCGGCCCTGGCCGCGGCCTGGTGGCTGCAGGCCCAGCTGTGGGGCCTGGTACTGGCCCTGGGGCTGTTCTTCATGGCCTTCAATTACCTGGAGGCGACCCTGCCGGCGCTGATCGCCCGTATCGCCCCGGCCGGCGACAAGGGCAGCGCCATGGGCATCTACTCGTCGGCACAGTTTCTGGGCGCCTTTTTCGGTGGCACCCTGGCGGGGACCATGGCAGAGTATGCGGATATCGACGGCGTCTTTATCCTGGCCGCCGGCCTGGTGCTGATCTGGCTGCTGGCCAGCCGTGGCATGCGCCACCCCAGCAACCTGAAGTCCGTCTCCCTGAGCGTCGAGCAGGCGTTCACCGACGAGGCGGCGCTGATCCGGGGATTGGCAGCCGTGCCGGGGGTTCTGGAGGTCAATGTGGTGACCGCGGAAGCCGCCATCTATTTGAAAGTGAATACGCAAGAATTTGAGTTAGCGAAGGCGAAAGCCGTCCTGGCAAACGCCTGA